In the genome of Candidatus Omnitrophota bacterium, the window GGCCCGCATATGTAAAATTTTCTATCTTTGTAATCGGGGACTTCTTCTTTGATGATATCCTTATTTATAAGTCCTGTCCTGCTATCGAATCCCCGATCCGGTTCGTGCAAAACGTGTACGACTTTTAGCCCGGAATACTGCCGAGCCATTTCCGCGAAATCATCCTTAAAAACGATGTCTTTTAACGACTGGTTGCCGTATAAAAGGGTTATAGCCGTATCCAGCTTGTTATCGACGGCATATTTGCAAATACTCCTTATGGGCGTGATGCCTATGCCGCCGGAGAGAAAGGCGATCTTATCTTTCGCATCCTCGAGCGTAAAATTGCCCATAGGGTACTGCACTTTTACCGGATCGCCCGGCTGTAGGTTATCCAGCTCTTTTGAAAAGGTGCTTTCGGTCAACTTTTTAGTAAATTCCATGTATCCTTTTTCAGTCGGAGAGTTCGATATAGAGAGACATCTTTTGAGCTCGGGGTTTCCGTGGAGCATAACGACCATAAATTGCCCGGCCTTAAAATCGGCATCTGAAACTTCCAGCCGCGCGCTTTTAACATTATGCGTCCTTTGTATTACTTCCTTAACGCGGGTTTTTATCTCTTTTGGCATAATTACCTCTGGTAAAGATTTTTCTACACACCTTCCGGTAGATATAGTATAATTTAGTAAAAAGGAGCCGCTATGAAAAAGATTCTGACCGTATTTTCCATTTTAGCCCTTCTTGCGGGAACTTACCTTTTTCCATTCTCAAATGCGTCATCCCAGGAAACAAAAGGCCTATCCCAGGATAATGGTATTATACTCTTTATGCAGGGTGATGTAAAAGTAAAATCTGAAAAATCAGATGCCTGGCTTGATGCCAAGAAAGGGATGATCCTTTTAAAAGGCGATAGTCTAAAAACCGGCCCGGATTCATGGGCCGAAATAGGATTTGGCAAGGATTTTGCCAACTCCGTAAGAGTGCAGGAGAATACTCATGTAATATTTACCGACCTTGGCGCCACAAAGATAAATCTTATACAAGGGGAACTCCGTTCGCTTGTGGAAAAATTGAGCAAAAACAGAATATTTGAGATAAAGACGGCTGTCTCTGTATGCGGCGTAAGGGGAACGGGTTGGGATATGGTGACAAACGGCAAAACCGCCGAGGCCTACGTGTATGAAAATATCGTATTTTTCTCCGGTTTGGGCCAGGGGCTAAGCAGCGAAAGCGTTATATTGGACGCCGGTAAGATGGGCATCCTATCGGACCCCCAAAAGGCGATTGCCATAGAAGACCTGCCTGTCGAAAAAATGTACGACTGGCAAAAGTGGAAAAAAGATTTTATCGAAAGAAGGGGCGCCGGGACCGGCCCGTCACCGCAAGACCGCGCCAGTTCCGCCGAAGAAGTGCAGGCGGCCACTGAGGCGGGGATGGAAAAAGTGAAACCGGTTATCTCTGATATAAATGACGAAAGGGATATCGATAGAAGGCTTGAATCCGAAACAACGACAAATCACGGTTACGAATGATGAAACGACTATCGGCAATCATATTTATAAGCATGATCTTACACGGCTCATCTATTTTTGCCTTGAGCGACGTGGAACTGCGGTATCCTACTGTCGAAATTGCAAAAGACGAAGAGGCGCTGACGGCTGTTCGAAAAGCGGCTCAAAAACCCAGTATCAACATGTCGGCTTCCTTACTATTCGGCTACGATGACAACGCGAGATTGGATCATTACGACGGTGTCGGCAGCATGTTTTTCCAGGAGGCGGTAGGGATAAGCGGTAAATATCCCATAAACGATACCCTCGCCATAAGAGGGTCATACGACCTTACTTCTATAAACTACTTCAGGACTTCCGATACAAACCTCATGGATAATCTCTTTGACGTAGGTATAGACAAAAAGATAGCCGATAATATCACATGGTCCCTTGATTACCGGCCGGATATTGTGGACCTCCCCCACAACGAATTGGGCAAATATACGGAACATTTATTCGAGACCTCTTTAAGGCACGATATATCTAAACGCATATACCAAAAAATAACCTACGGGCTTTCTACGAAGCATTATCCTAAATGGCCGATAAGAAATAACGGCGGGGTATTCAAATTTGGCAAGAGAAACGATTTAAGGAATACCGTCACCCACAGACTTGGGCTTTACCTTACGGACAATATATTTTTAAAAGAAGAGAACGAATTCTACTACAATTATTCGAACGAACAGTATCTGGAATATTACGACTGCACCTCATTCATCACAAGGACGACGCTTATCCATTTTACGACGAAAAAACTGTACGAGGTTGCGAACTTTTCCTATCAATATACCCCCTACACCAAACGCACCATCTCCGATGAGCAGGAAAAACAGCGCGACAATATTTTTACGTTCGGGGGGTCCATATTTTACGATTTCACTACAAATGTGACGGTAGGCACTAACTTTAATTACAAAAAGAGTTTTTCGAACGAGGGTGTCAACAACTACTACGATTTCATCGTATCAAGCGGCATATACTGCAGATTTTAAAGCATCTTTTCTCTCTGTTTCTCTATCTCCCTCTTCTGGACCATATCGAGATATGCGTCTACTTCGGCCATGTTCCGGAATATATTCTGGGACGGCAGGGCCTTCATGACCTCGAATACCTTTTTGATTTGCGGCTGCAAGCTTACAATAATAAGCGAGCCGTTATTTCCCTCGACGATCTTCTTCGCCTGGAATATCACCGAAAGGCCGGCCGAGCTTATATAATCGACGTATTCCATATCCAGGATTATCAGCTTTGTGGAAGATAAAAGAATAGGCTTTATCTTCTTGTCAAGAATCGTATATGTGTCGGAATCTATACGGCCCTTGGCCTTGACCAAATATACGCCCTCTACTATGCTCTTCACCTTCTTTTCTACGCTTACAAATAACGTCTTATCGCCTTCCATCATAAATGCCCTCCAGTCCCTTGATCCCAATGTAAGTCCCACTTTGGCCCGCCCGGGCCTACCGGGATGCGCTCTTTCTCTATCTTTTTGTCCTCATCTTCGTCTTTTTCTACCTTCTTTATCCGGTACTTACTTACAGTAAAAGTATCCTGCTCTGTCCTTATGGTGACGTTATCTGCATCTATTCCTACGATTTCGCCCTCTATTTCTGTGCCATCCACGAGGAATATGAGATCGCAATAGGCTGCGGAACAAAAAACAAAAACGATGGCTAGTAAAATAAATAATATTTTCATCAGCACACCTCCTTTTCTAGGCCAAGATCTTACGGGCGGTTTCGCCGTATTCGCGCTTTGGACGGATTAAAATAGCCCGTCATGATATGCGCATATTTCTTCTTTAGCGCTTTGATTACCTCTCTTACACCCAGCAATTCGGACGGCCTGACATTTATCCGCAGTTGGTTAAAATATCTTAAAGGGTCATAATTCAAATTGCGCCACTGGACCATATCGATATTATATTTGCCGATCAGGCCTTTAAACGCGGCGAATTCGCTCTTCAAATCGGTGAAGCCGGGCATAGTGAGATAATTTACCGAGACAAAGCCGCCCTTTTTCTTGGCTGTCTTTACGGACATGAGGACATCCCTGAATTTGTAGCCGCGCGGCTTATAATACATATTATAATACATTTCCCTGGCGCTATTCAAGCTTACACGCATGCTGTCGAGGCCGGCATCGAACAATTTAGAAATGGCGTTGGGCGAGCAGGCATTCGTATTAATATTTATGATGCCCTTTTTCGTCTCTTTCCTGATAAGCCTTATTGCCTTCTGAATCACATCCGCTACTAAAAGCGGCTCTCCTTCGCAGCCCTGGCCGAAGCTCACGACGGGGTCGGCCACATTTTCCATATGAAAAAGCGCAACCTCTGATATCTCATTCGGAGTGGGAACAAACTTTATGCGCGGCTGCGTTATGGGTATTTCTGAATCGGGCTGGCACGATATGCAGCCAAGGCAAAAGGCATTGCAGTAAGGTGACGTTGGCAGCGGCGCCTCATATCTGGATAGAAAGAAATTCTTGGCCGCGGGACAGCAATAAAGAAGTGCGCATTTCTCAAGATGCCTCACCAGCCGGTTTTTCGGAAATATCTTCTTAAAACGCGCCGCGTTTTTTCTGATAAGGGCTGCATTCATAAAGCGCAACTCCTGGCGGAGTTCGCTATCGACTCTTACAGCGGCAACGTAAAATTTACCTTTATGGAAAGCGCAGGCGGCGTACGAGAAAAGCGGCAGCGGTTTCAATGACTTAGGGGCCTTTATTTCGACGTACGCGCTATTATAGGTTGCGGTATATCCGGGAGACGCGAATGCTGCGACGGCAAAACACGGGCCTTTCTCCGGCGCGGTAAAATTCCCGCTTCCGGCGTCATAGCCGATCGCCGCCCTTCTTGGCAGCATAAAAAGCTCGCTTCCCGGCGGAAGCTTAACAAAATCTTCCCGCTTCAACCGGAAAAAATTGCCGGCCTTCATCCCCGCCGGCTCAATCCCCGGAACATCAAATATCTTACCCTTATCATCGGACACAAGAAGTCTCAAGCTTCTCCTTAAAATTCAGACTCCAGCGTTAAATTATCCATAATGGGGCCGCCTATTTTTAAGGCAGCATCCCATTCACTTTCGGGGCTTT includes:
- a CDS encoding FecR domain-containing protein translates to MKKILTVFSILALLAGTYLFPFSNASSQETKGLSQDNGIILFMQGDVKVKSEKSDAWLDAKKGMILLKGDSLKTGPDSWAEIGFGKDFANSVRVQENTHVIFTDLGATKINLIQGELRSLVEKLSKNRIFEIKTAVSVCGVRGTGWDMVTNGKTAEAYVYENIVFFSGLGQGLSSESVILDAGKMGILSDPQKAIAIEDLPVEKMYDWQKWKKDFIERRGAGTGPSPQDRASSAEEVQAATEAGMEKVKPVISDINDERDIDRRLESETTTNHGYE
- a CDS encoding radical SAM protein translates to MRLLVSDDKGKIFDVPGIEPAGMKAGNFFRLKREDFVKLPPGSELFMLPRRAAIGYDAGSGNFTAPEKGPCFAVAAFASPGYTATYNSAYVEIKAPKSLKPLPLFSYAACAFHKGKFYVAAVRVDSELRQELRFMNAALIRKNAARFKKIFPKNRLVRHLEKCALLYCCPAAKNFFLSRYEAPLPTSPYCNAFCLGCISCQPDSEIPITQPRIKFVPTPNEISEVALFHMENVADPVVSFGQGCEGEPLLVADVIQKAIRLIRKETKKGIININTNACSPNAISKLFDAGLDSMRVSLNSAREMYYNMYYKPRGYKFRDVLMSVKTAKKKGGFVSVNYLTMPGFTDLKSEFAAFKGLIGKYNIDMVQWRNLNYDPLRYFNQLRINVRPSELLGVREVIKALKKKYAHIMTGYFNPSKARIRRNRP
- a CDS encoding STAS domain-containing protein — its product is MMEGDKTLFVSVEKKVKSIVEGVYLVKAKGRIDSDTYTILDKKIKPILLSSTKLIILDMEYVDYISSAGLSVIFQAKKIVEGNNGSLIIVSLQPQIKKVFEVMKALPSQNIFRNMAEVDAYLDMVQKREIEKQREKML
- a CDS encoding xylene monooxygenase, which encodes MPKEIKTRVKEVIQRTHNVKSARLEVSDADFKAGQFMVVMLHGNPELKRCLSISNSPTEKGYMEFTKKLTESTFSKELDNLQPGDPVKVQYPMGNFTLEDAKDKIAFLSGGIGITPIRSICKYAVDNKLDTAITLLYGNQSLKDIVFKDDFAEMARQYSGLKVVHVLHEPDRGFDSRTGLINKDIIKEEVPDYKDRKFYICGPPAMVAAMKKIITEELALPAERVITENFQGY